Proteins from one Esox lucius isolate fEsoLuc1 chromosome 19, fEsoLuc1.pri, whole genome shotgun sequence genomic window:
- the LOC117593420 gene encoding uncharacterized protein K02A2.6-like has product MGSPRVQRWVTLLRAYEYKVLYKPGPEHSNADALSRLPLPQTEEEDETDQVLMLEVMEDPPITTKQVRQWTAKDETLSQVLAWCLKGWPREVDTIYKPYSQRKLELSVKDGCVLWGARVVVPQRSRKAILKQLHHTHPGISRMKGLARSYVWWPGMDSEIEKEVQSCQTCQESSNPPAGAPLHPWEWPETPWSRLHVDYAGPFLWKMFLVIVDAHSKWIDVYPASTATSQVTIEKLRQCFSIHGLPQTLVSDNGTCFTSQECQAFLKQNGIQHITSAPFHPASNGLAERAVQMFKQGIKRIKGDTLETRIARFLFNYRITPQTTTGLSPAEMLMSRRLCSTLDLLLPDVKSKLCKKQLKQKEQHDTHSKWRSFSPGDDVYT; this is encoded by the coding sequence ATGGGGTCACCAAGAGTGCAGAGGTGGGTGACACTCCTCAGAGCTTATGAGTACAAAGTCTTATACAAACCTGGGCCGGAACATTCAAATGCAGACGCGCTGAGCAGGTTACCGCTGCCacaaacagaggaagaggacgaGACAGATCAGGTCCTTATGTTGGAGGTCATGGAGGACCCACCTATCACGACAAAACAGGTTAGACAGTGGACAGCTAAGGACGAAACACTCTCACAAGTGCTAGCCTGGTGTCTGAAAGGATGGCCAAGGGAGGTGGATACAATCTACAAACCCTACAGTCAGAGAAAACTGGAACTGAGTGTGAAAGATGGGTGTGTGCTCTGGGGGGCGAGAGTGGTCGTTCCGCAGAGGAGCAGGAAAGCCATTTTAAAGCagttacaccacacacacccagggatATCTAGGATGAAGGGCTTAGCACGTTCATATGTTTGGTGGCCAGGGATGGACTCCGAAATTGAAAAGGAAGTGCAGTCCTGCCAGACATGTCAGGAAAGCAGTAATCCTCCAGCAGGAGCACCGCTACATCCATGGGAGTGGCCTGAGACACCCTGGAGCAGACTGCATGTGGATTATGCCGGCCCTTTCCTATGGAAAATGTTCCTTGTTATTGTAGATGCACACTCCAAATGGATTGACGTGTACCCAGCCAGTACAGCAACAAGTCAAGTTACCATTGAAAAGCTCAGACAGTGCTTTAGCATACATGGCCTTCCCCAGACCTTAGTATCAGATAATGGTACTTGCTTCACCAGCCAGGAGTGTCAAGCATTCCTGAAACAGAATGGCATACAGCACATAACATCCGCACCATTCCACCCGGCGTCAAACGGCCTAGCGGAAAGAGCTGTACAGATGTTCAAACAAGGAATCAAGAGAATAAAAGGAGACACGCTGGAAACAAGAATAGCAAGATTTCTGTTTAATTACAGAATCACACCGCAAACCACGACTGGATTGTCACCAGCGGAAATGCTCATGTCCAGGAGATTGTGCTCAACACTGGATCTGCTACTGCCTGATGTGAAGTCAAAGTTATGTAAGAAACAACTCAAACAGAAAGAACAACATGACACACACAGTAAGTGGAGGAGTTTTTCTCCTGGGGATGATGTGTACACCTGA
- the hmg20a gene encoding high mobility group protein 20A isoform X1 — translation MEEQTGSPGNTDNSSQRNGEEKPRRSNWTKGRKRKKPVKDSNAPKAPLTGYVRFMNDRREQLRAERPDVPFPEITRMLGNEWSKLPPEDKQRYLDEAERDKERYMRDLEKYQKTEAYKHFTRKVQEKQKGKRHRGASCSFVLPLDELPLKHQKDRPDTMSHWKLCDWKYGGHLVSNDSLHEKDTEGKEKSVFDIPIFTEEFLNHSKAREAEMRQLRKTNMEYEERNAALQKHVESMRGAVERLDGDVRQERGRNGLLQQHLETLRQALTSSFSSVPLPGSGETPTLDTIDSYMKKLHGIILSNPQEHDNLIGTVREVVNRLDR, via the exons ATGGAGGAGCAGACGGGCTCCCCTGGTAACACGGATAACAGCAGCCAGAGGaatggagaggag AAACCCCGGCGCAGCAACTGGACCAAGGGCCGTAAGAGGAAGAAGCCAGTAAAGGACAGCAATGCCCCCAAGGCGCCGCTGACTGGTTATGTGCGTTTCATGAACGACCGGCGTGAGCAGTTGAGGGCTGAGAGGCCGGATGTGCCCTTCCCAGAGATCACCAGGATGCTGGGAAACGAGTGGAGCAAGCTGCCCCCTGAAGACAAACAG CGCTACCTGGATGAGgcggagagagacaaggagcgGTACATGCGTGACCTGGAGAAATACCAGAAGACCGAGGCCTACAAGCACTTCACCCGGAAGGTCCAGGAGAAACAGAAGGGCAAGCGACACCGGGGAG CGAGCTGCTCCTTTGTACTGCCGTTGGACGAGCTTCCGTTGAAGCATCAAAAAGACAGGCCAGATACAATGTCCCATTGGAAACTGTGCGACTGGAAAT ATGGTGGGCACCTGGTATCCAATGATTCCCTTCACGAG AAGGACACAGAGGGCAAGGAGAAATCGGTTTTTGACATTCCCATCTTCACAGAGGAGTTTCTCAACCACAGCAAAG CGCGCGAGGCTGAGATGCGGCAGCTGCGCAAGACCAACATGGAGTATGAGGAGCGAAATGCGGCCCTGCAGAAGCACGTGGAGAGCATGCGCGGCGCGGTGGAGCGCCTGGATGGCGACGTGAGGCAGGAGAGGGGACGCAACGGGCTGCTCCAGCAGCACCTGGAGACCCTGCGCCAGGCCCTTACCAGCAGCTTTTCATCGGTGCCCCTGCCTg GCAGTGGGGAGACCCCCACTCTGGACACCATTGACTCCTACATGAAAAAGCTCCATGGTATCATCCTGAGTAACCCACAGGAGCATGACAACCTCATCGGCACCGTCAGAGAGGTGGTGAATAGGCTGGACAG
- the hmg20a gene encoding high mobility group protein 20A isoform X3 produces MEEQTGSPGNTDNSSQRNGEEKPRRSNWTKGRKRKKPVKDSNAPKAPLTGYVRFMNDRREQLRAERPDVPFPEITRMLGNEWSKLPPEDKQRYLDEAERDKERYMRDLEKYQKTEAYKHFTRKVQEKQKGKRHRGDGGHLVSNDSLHEKDTEGKEKSVFDIPIFTEEFLNHSKAREAEMRQLRKTNMEYEERNAALQKHVESMRGAVERLDGDVRQERGRNGLLQQHLETLRQALTSSFSSVPLPGSGETPTLDTIDSYMKKLHGIILSNPQEHDNLIGTVREVVNRLDR; encoded by the exons ATGGAGGAGCAGACGGGCTCCCCTGGTAACACGGATAACAGCAGCCAGAGGaatggagaggag AAACCCCGGCGCAGCAACTGGACCAAGGGCCGTAAGAGGAAGAAGCCAGTAAAGGACAGCAATGCCCCCAAGGCGCCGCTGACTGGTTATGTGCGTTTCATGAACGACCGGCGTGAGCAGTTGAGGGCTGAGAGGCCGGATGTGCCCTTCCCAGAGATCACCAGGATGCTGGGAAACGAGTGGAGCAAGCTGCCCCCTGAAGACAAACAG CGCTACCTGGATGAGgcggagagagacaaggagcgGTACATGCGTGACCTGGAGAAATACCAGAAGACCGAGGCCTACAAGCACTTCACCCGGAAGGTCCAGGAGAAACAGAAGGGCAAGCGACACCGGGGAG ATGGTGGGCACCTGGTATCCAATGATTCCCTTCACGAG AAGGACACAGAGGGCAAGGAGAAATCGGTTTTTGACATTCCCATCTTCACAGAGGAGTTTCTCAACCACAGCAAAG CGCGCGAGGCTGAGATGCGGCAGCTGCGCAAGACCAACATGGAGTATGAGGAGCGAAATGCGGCCCTGCAGAAGCACGTGGAGAGCATGCGCGGCGCGGTGGAGCGCCTGGATGGCGACGTGAGGCAGGAGAGGGGACGCAACGGGCTGCTCCAGCAGCACCTGGAGACCCTGCGCCAGGCCCTTACCAGCAGCTTTTCATCGGTGCCCCTGCCTg GCAGTGGGGAGACCCCCACTCTGGACACCATTGACTCCTACATGAAAAAGCTCCATGGTATCATCCTGAGTAACCCACAGGAGCATGACAACCTCATCGGCACCGTCAGAGAGGTGGTGAATAGGCTGGACAG
- the hmg20a gene encoding high mobility group protein 20A isoform X2 produces the protein MEEQTGSPGNTDNSSQRNGEEKPRRSNWTKGRKRKKPVKDSNAPKAPLTGYVRFMNDRREQLRAERPDVPFPEITRMLGNEWSKLPPEDKQRYLDEAERDKERYMRDLEKYQKTEAYKHFTRKVQEKQKGKRHRGASCSFVLPLDELPLKHQKDRPDTMSHWKLCDWKYGGHLVSNDSLHEKDTEGKEKSVFDIPIFTEEFLNHSKAREAEMRQLRKTNMEYEERNAALQKHVESMRGAVERLDGDVRQERGRNGLLQQHLETLRQALTSSFSSVPLPGSGETPTLDTIDSYMKKLHGIILSNPQEHDNLIGTVREVVNRLDR, from the exons ATGGAGGAGCAGACGGGCTCCCCTGGTAACACGGATAACAGCAGCCAGAGGaatggagaggag AAACCCCGGCGCAGCAACTGGACCAAGGGCCGTAAGAGGAAGAAGCCAGTAAAGGACAGCAATGCCCCCAAGGCGCCGCTGACTGGTTATGTGCGTTTCATGAACGACCGGCGTGAGCAGTTGAGGGCTGAGAGGCCGGATGTGCCCTTCCCAGAGATCACCAGGATGCTGGGAAACGAGTGGAGCAAGCTGCCCCCTGAAGACAAACAG CGCTACCTGGATGAGgcggagagagacaaggagcgGTACATGCGTGACCTGGAGAAATACCAGAAGACCGAGGCCTACAAGCACTTCACCCGGAAGGTCCAGGAGAAACAGAAGGGCAAGCGACACCGGGGAG CGAGCTGCTCCTTTGTACTGCCGTTGGACGAGCTTCCGTTGAAGCATCAAAAAGACAGGCCAGATACAATGTCCCATTGGAAACTGTGCGACTGGAAAT ATGGTGGGCACCTGGTATCCAATGATTCCCTTCACGAG AAGGACACAGAGGGCAAGGAGAAATCGGTTTTTGACATTCCCATCTTCACAGAGGAGTTTCTCAACCACAGCAAAG CGCGCGAGGCTGAGATGCGGCAGCTGCGCAAGACCAACATGGAGTATGAGGAGCGAAATGCGGCCCTGCAGAAGCACGTGGAGAGCATGCGCGGCGCGGTGGAGCGCCTGGATGGCGACGTGAGGCAGGAGAGGGGACGCAACGGGCTGCTCCAGCAGCACCTGGAGACCCTGCGCCAGGCCCTTACCAGCAGCTTTTCATCGGTGCCCCTGCCTg GCAGTGGGGAGACCCCCACTCTGGACACCATTGACTCCTACATGAAAAAGCTCCATGGTATCATCCTGAGTAACCCACAGGAGCATGACAACCTCATCGGCACCGTCAGAGAGGTGGTGAATAGGCTGGACAGGTAA